Genomic window (Nymphaea colorata isolate Beijing-Zhang1983 chromosome 1, ASM883128v2, whole genome shotgun sequence):
ATTTATTAtaatcagtatatatatatatatacgtatgttAAAAATAACAACGAAAATGCACAAGATCAGTGTAAAACAGCAAAATTTTCTGAATTATAATATaaactttttcaacttttagcCTTTTAGGCCCTGGGAAAAGccaggaagagaaagagaaggtgATCTTCCGTATGACATTACTTCATATTCATAGGGGAGAAGAAGCGGCACATGTCGACGGCCTCTAGACTCCTTTCACGGAAAAAGCTCACTCACAGGAACCAGGCGGCGGCGACGGCCATGACGACCAAGGTGGCGGCCTGGATCTTAACTGCCGCAGCGCCGCTGGCGATTTTGTCACTCTCTGGAGCTGGTGAGACTGCCGATGACGGCCCCAGGTTTGATTCTGGGGGGCTGGGTGGGCTGCTGATCGGCGTTCCAGCAGGTGATGCACCATCGTCGTCGGAAGGTGTTACATCGTCGGAAGCCGGTCCGGGTGCAGGTGCGGCAGAGGTGGACGATGGGGAGCTCGCAGGTGTGGAGGCGGTGGGGGAGGTGGCGGGGGTGGAGGCGGAAGGTGAAGTTGCCGGGGACTTGGCAGGAGAGTTTGCGGTAGGGGAGGAAGAAGGTGCAGGGGTAGTGGCGGAAGGTGCAGGAGTGGCGGCAGAAGAATTAGCCGTGCTGGAAGCAGTAGGAGCAGCTGCAGAAGAATTAGCCGGGCTGGAAGCAGTAGGAGCAGCGGCCTTAGGGGTGGCGCTCGGAGCAGCGGAGGGAGTGGCTGCCGAGGAGTCAGAGCTTTTATTCTGTGAAGCGGCATGGGCCGGGGCGGAGGCAGGGGTGGCAGCCGGAGCCAAAGCGGAGACGGAGGCCGTCAGAGCTAGGCAGATGACGGCGAGGGCGGAGAACCGGTATGCCATTGTTTCTTGTTGGTATGACCTCACCGGAGATAGGAATGTCCGGTAAGAGGGTAACTGGATTCCGGCAGTCAAGCACCGACcctgatggtggtggtggtggtggtggttggGTGCAGTGCAGGAGAATGGTGGTGGAAGAAGGGAGATGATACAGGGGTTTTTGAAGAGGGTGTCCTCCTCGAAGGGTATGGCCGACCGTTGGTGTAACGGTCATCGGTTTGTGGGTAGGGAGACGTCAATAGACCGCTTCAACCGGTCAAGGTGCGCGTCTTTTGgggtgtgtgtgagagagggagggggtCAAAACGATCTCCATTTCTTCTCATAACCCTAATTTAGGATCTTTCAAATATAACcaatggttatatatatatatatatatatatatatatatatatatatatagagagagagagagagagagagagagagaacttttcCCTTCATTATcagcacaagaatgtgtgtggaTTCCATGAGAATCGAACCATGACCACCAGTTTACAGCAAAACACTTCATTACATAACCTTTGCTGACAGAGAACGCTCATGATATTAAATAAAATCAGACAACAAATGTCTAAAGTAGCCAAAGATTGATCTCCACAGAATGATCTTATTCCAATAATTAAAGAATCCAGCGGGTACTTCCAAACCTTCCATCTTGATGGCTGTAAAGTTTAATAAGATTCTTTGATTGACATGAAGAGATCATTTCAAATCTCCAGAAGCAATGAGGTTATAAAATACTCTAGCATATATCAGAGAAACATTCAAATGACGTAACTGGTGGAAAAGACAGGCAACTTAAACTCACTGATTCCTGTTTTGTGAGTGAGACAAGCAAGCACGAAACAATCTTaagatgagaaaaagaagatgcagATGCTTATTTGAGCAGAAAAGCTAGTTTCAAACCTTTCATTAATCAGAAAATAACAAAGAGTTGTAAAATGGGTCCTGCACGGACCTGCTTTCTGAAGAAAATAACGCCAAACAGGAGTATTTCTCAATACGAAGACCAATCTATAAAAGTTTCCAGGAGAGGAGGAGACAAATCTGCAGTCCATCTGCCATGATTCAGATATACTGCAATTTAAGTTCGTCGCTTTGTGGACTCTTCATGTTGATGCATCTAAGGAAAAACCACAGCCATGGCATAAACATCTCCCTCAAGTTCTAAATAGCTGCAAATGTTATGTCAAATCTAAGCATAGATTGCTCTCTTGCTTTGAACTTCAGACTTGCAGTGAAGTAGTCTCTCAATGTATTGAGTCTAACATCACCATTTGTCCAACCAATGCAGATTTGAACATCACGTCACCCCTTTCTACAGATTAATCAAAATAGTGTGGCTTCATATGAAATTGCTTTGTGTATCTCCAGAACAGATTGAGCACAGACTATGAAAATGGCAACCGAATGCATATAAATAAGGAAGATCAATGTTAACAGCATGTTGTCATGAACTCGAAGGCATTTGGCAAACCAAAGAATCTTCCCAAAAAATTCTTCCTATGATATGATGATTGTCGAAATGAATGTGCCTTAAGTTCATCAACACGATCAAAGTAGCTCAGTTGCAACAGACCCTGCATTCTTATTGTAAGTGACAAACTGCCATTGGAGCATCGATGACCTCATAATTGATGTTCATAAGGATGAGGAATATTCATCTTTGAACTAATGCTGTAGATCCTTCATGTCATTCTTCTAGCAGGCCAATGGGGTCCCTATTTCCCGTCATTCAAGCTCGGCACAAAGTTTTTCATGTCAAGCTGCAGCTAGTTGCTTGTAATAAATAGCTTATAAATGTTTTCTTCATAAGCATCAATGGCTGGTTTCTAGAATTTATAGACCATTCAGAGTtgcaactttcttttagataatgtttggatgacatccttAGAAAATGGTGTTTCTCTTATAACTCAGGTGAAAAGATCTttctaataatttttaaaagttggCTTGCATTTTGAGTGACAAGACAAAAAACTTAGCCAATGAGTCAATTAAATACACTTTTCtctcaaaaataaaaggatCTTGTCCATTTTGACCTCCTAATTACCAGCGTATAAGTATGTAAATATTTCTATTATTGAGTAAGTACAAGGAGTATTTCATGTTACTGTTCAAGAAAAAAGCCGAAGCCCCCCTTTTCCCAAATATATTCGCAAAGTacttaaactttttttttggcaattgtTATCATGTTATATTCAACTGCTATAGCGGTTTGGAATCTACAAATTATAACCAtgcattttttcctctttctctctctctctcttctttttttcctctcatCATGatgtcttcttctctctctctctatctctttcacTTCTTTGATTTTTATACTCTAGTGACAGCTGATCATCTCTTTTAATTTAATGCATTCTCAGTTCGTCGTCTCCTTTGCTCTCTCAAATCTCATTGAAATTTCATTAATGCAACCAAAGGGATGCCAGTGTAGAGAAGCTTTTAATGCTTAAAAATGTAAGCGTAGTCTTTACAAAAGAATTTTGTGGATTGTGGATAGTTAACCATAAAGTGCCAATTTTTCATGGAAGGCTatgaaatttgttttcttttctgacTTACAAAAAAGCACATTTAAGTTTTGATTGAATAATAAAAAGTactctttaaatttttttcatgatttcattGACTTGTTTTCTATGTAATTTAGTCAGCTAACTGAAGAACTTCTTTATATGACCAAACTAAActctcaattttattttttatgtgaaaatttGGCTGTTTTCTCTCTGAAAATATGCCTTTTTCTAAACTTTAAACAAGAACAGGCTATTTAGCTTATTTTCTACGTAAAAGTGTTGAACTTTataagttttcttcttcttttcatatgCTTTTCCTTTCACCATTTCATTGTTTAAACACTAAATATCAACATTTTAAGACAAATTATGTGGTTAACCTTGTCCCGCTTGTGCTTCAATGATTATGGTCCTTTAGCAGCTGATAGGAAAAGGAGTTATTTATATTATCTAAAAGTAGATGCCTTATGATAAAGTGGTGCCCAACATATTAAAGTGGTAATTAGCACATTCATATTAAACTACTAGTCATCCATTTTGCTCTTTTAAGGCACAAAAGATATTCACCAAGTCACTACTACATTCATATCATTCAACATCGTGAGTTCCTTTCTAGAACAGCTACACccgcatacatacatacatatatacatacatacatatatatacaagaaattTGCATGACTTTTTAAAGTCATCCAGCTATCTAACGAAGACTATTCGACTTAACATGATGAACGGTTAAgagaaacatggaaaaaaaattataagtattttcattatctaatattaatttatacatttttctctcaactatgcATTTGTTCATTCgttataattatttttatttttttataaatattatctaATTTATAACTATATTTAGTATTATCTAATAACATTATCTCGTACATCAACCAACTTCAAGTGCGACCTCctctcttgaatcttgataTGAGGCCGAAGGGACGAGCTTTTACACTCGATTCCTTTTTACACAACTGACCTGCAGAGTGAGGAAGGACCAGGAAACAATAAAATATCCCGAAGTATCCCACTTTCTCGGATAAGTGAACGTAACCGGACTCTCCATGTATAAAtggcggggagagagagactatCGGAGTCATAAATGCCGGGAGCGAgcgagggagggggagagaaatCAACCGCCTGGAAGAAACGTCCACTCCCTTTCTCCCATAAATAAGGCTCCCCTGGCCCTTTCGTTCCCTTTGATTTCTgcccctttctctttccctttctctctctgaccaaagaaagaagggaaggtgaagaaagagaacaaaaggaaaaaaacaggaaggaagaggaagctgaGAATTCTTTTTTGCCTTGTATTTTTCAGCCATGAATCCCGAATAGTGAGCTCCTCTTCCCgcccctgtctctctctctctcagatttgttttcatttttggtttTGGGATTTCTGTgtataggaaaaagaattgtcTCTCACGCTTCAGCAATGGCAACTGTTTTTACCCATTTAATTGGCTTTTTGGATTTCTATCCTTCTTTTattatgattttgttttgttggcaACACATGTACAGTCCCTCTtctttgtttcaaaaatttgtacTAGATCTTAATTTTCTTGTCGTTATTTTCGTCGTGAAAATCAGGGTcaatttccttgttttttttgttctttttttttcaggattTAACGTCGCTTGTCAGTTgtaggttttttattttgttgaaattgtCTCCTTGAGGCTGTTTTCCTCATTCCCTTTCTCATTATTCCGATTTTGTTAAGTGGGTAGCCCATGATTTGGCTTATTTGTCACTTCAGGTGATTATATCATCCGAGATCTGTCCGGCTGatctgaagaaagaaaattatttccGTTTTTCACGTGAAAAGCAATAAATTTTTCCGATGAACCCACTGAATTTTTAATTTGGCTGCGACCGTCTTCATGAAAATTCTAGTTTTGCGGCAATTGCTTCAGAGAAATAGGGGAATCATCGAGGAGAGATCTATTTGTTGAAATGTGAACAACTATAGATGTTAAGCTGGCGCTTCCTTGCTCTTCAGTATGTAACTCTTGTTGGGTGCAAACTATCCATTGAACCTTTTGCGTACGTTATTTCTAGTTTATTGTGTGTTTATATGTGTTCTTTCGTAACCTGCTTCCTTGATCTTCAGTACGTAACTGTATCTTGGTTGCAAACGCTCCATTTGAAGCTTTTTGTATGCGTTGTTCGAGTGCATTTTGTTTATCTGTGTTATTTCGTAAACTTCAGTTTACGTGGAGTTGCTTGTGTGGGGCTCCTTTTTCGCCATCATTGGTGCTTCTCTAAAGCTAACGTTTCACAGTTTACATGGCCTTGGGGCTTTTCCATAGACTGCTGTCAGTTGGATGTTGTTGAGGTCCCACTTGAGCCTTTTTATAACCTTGGTGTTCTTTTTTCCTCCTGGCAGTGATTATCTTTTCAAGCTTTTGCTTATTGGAGATTCCGGTGTGGGAAAGTCATGCCTTTTGTTAAGATTTGCGGTAAGGGATTTTCATCCAGCTTTTATCTTCCCCTTAGTGTTTCTTTTAGTCACTTCACATGAATTAGGAAATTGCTTGTGTGTTAACGAAGCATTTCTCTTTTATGCgttatttcattatttcataatcGAGTTCACTGTGGTTTTCATGATATTTGGGTtgttttctttaccttttaTTGTGGACCATTTTGTAATAAACGGTTGCCAATATCCATTCGACGTGTTGTCAATTATCTGGGAACTATTTCTCTACTGCGCTACATTTTTTAGCCAGACCATAGTTTTGCTATAGGATCACGTCTATGGTTGAAGCCTATTTAGCTACGTCACAACCTgataaatcaaaatttagaagtACAGCTGCACAGTTACTAGCTTTATGCATACATTAGGAAACATGGGATATACATACAATCTGCTGATTTTGATATACCAACAACAAAAGAGTGTGACAGCAAGAAGACAAAAGGGTCCCTCCCGTTAGGCCTGCTTTAGGGAGACTGTTGAAAATTTTGCTCATAAGTCACGTATATTCTATGTTATTTGTGAGACTGTGAGTAGAGATGCAATTTGAATGCAAACGGTACAGCAAAGAAACTTCTGAAATGATGTGAATGGTGGTGCAGTTAATTTTTCAACTATGTAGGCATGTCCAAGATATATAATAGCCTTATAAGCGGTAAGAAGtgattgatcaaatatatagtTTAAGTACGCCACTTTGTGAAGCATTATACTGTCCATGTGATCGGATCATAAGATGGTTGAGCATACTAAGTTGAGTTTGAAATCTGTTTATTACATACCCAGGACCAAGTACCAATCATAGGCATGGCCTATTGGTATAGTGTACACACAACCTAGGTATGGGAGCCTGGTGTGGTAGTGTGACATAGTATATGTGTGCCAATGCAAGGTGAACAATCACTTCTATCATTGGCTAGGTGGGTCAATTTAGTGGTTCAGATTGAAGGATGTGAAGGGTTTAATGATGTCTGTCCCTTCGCCAGATTGAAGCATTTGGTTCTCATATGGCAATCAAtgattatgttttcttttttctaggTTGTATAGGCAATGGATCTGGGAAAGTATCTAAAAGGAATTATATTTTTGTGGTTCCCAACCTGTTACTTTTCCTTGCACttttattatttacttatttctGTATTGTGTTGCAAATAAAATGTTTTCGAAGTCCCAGTTGAATCTTATACAGAAGGTGGCATAAATTCTTAATGTGATCCATGTTCCCCATGCAGTTGGAGGTGTGACTCGTTGCGTTTATGCTTCCAATACTGCCCTCTATAACTCAACCTTTATATATCCATAGTTGTAGTTGGAGTTGTGACTCGTTGCATTTATGCTTCCAATACTGTCCTCTATAACTCAACCTTTATATATCCATAGTCGCTAGGTTGAAAGGACGAATCTTGTTCTCCTACACCTAGGTGTCGCTCCTGCAAGGAAGCAGTTGGTTTTTTATCAGCCCTTAGCTTCAACGATAGATACACCTTGAAATTTCAAATGGTCCTCTATTTAAAATATTGCTTATGATGTGCTATCTCTCTTGCAGTTGTCAATGAAAATCTTACATCTTTTTGCTACAATTTCAATGTTTATGGCCATTGTTCCTCCTATGATAGTTCTTTGTCAGTTCACGTGGAAGATACCTAAAAAATGGTGCATGACATTGTTACTTTCTTAACAATTTTTTGCCTACTTCTTCAAGTTTTTTGTCTATTGTGTAACTTATTGACTTTCTTGCTATGGACTATGGAGATGTTTTTCACACCCTTCACCATTTATGGATGAGCATGCAGTAGTTGTCAACTCTTCTTCGAGGTTGTCCTGATTGAGATGAGTTTAATAAATAAAGAATAGGCTGGAGAATCCCTGCTAATTCATCAAATGATGTTTTATATGAGCTTCGATGATTTGAACTTATCAGTTTAAAGCAGTAGCCCTGCCAATTCAGTAAATCAGACTATTCAACAATTCAGCTAAATCAGTTGTGAATTGACCAAAAGTATTTAAAACTCatttgcaaaaaattaaattgataaaatggataaaaactagaaaatagCTAAAACTTGACAGGTAACACTCTTGAATCAGCCAGACTTGA
Coding sequences:
- the LOC116262234 gene encoding uncharacterized protein LOC116262234 — translated: MAYRFSALAVICLALTASVSALAPAATPASAPAHAASQNKSSDSSAATPSAAPSATPKAAAPTASSPANSSAAAPTASSTANSSAATPAPSATTPAPSSSPTANSPAKSPATSPSASTPATSPTASTPASSPSSTSAAPAPGPASDDVTPSDDDGASPAGTPISSPPSPPESNLGPSSAVSPAPESDKIASGAAAVKIQAATLVVMAVAAAWFL